One window of the Amycolatopsis mediterranei genome contains the following:
- a CDS encoding choline/carnitine O-acyltransferase, whose product MTVSSPEWSTRTFGNEDRLPRVPVPTLEDSGRRFLEWCAPLLTPEELAETEAAVAEFLAGPGPELQARLEEYDRSPGVRSWLDTFWPYRYLGRRDRIALNANFFFLFQDSPLGQVERAAELTASAVDYKLKLDGERVPPVLLRGTPQSMVQHKYLFSATRIPGELLDTARTRFPSPERHIVVFSKGTPFRMDVLAEDGRPCSPAQLADGLRAILKDDHGTDVPAGPLTTKARAEWAASRAALIDAGNAAALETIETALFCLCLDDFTPSDALEAGDRLLYGDNRWYDKAVSLIVFEDGTAGINVEHCELDGTTILGFTDALLSGAREEREPADGVPGYEILEFTLTDALREDARAAREAFKAYADATATATVSFDFGANRAKELGMSPDAFAQMAYQLAHRRAKGLTGATYESIATRQFQNGRTEAMRVVTPEVVRFADVLTSEASADEKREAFRAAAAKHVARAKECQAGDAPEQHLWELQLIAKRHGEATDLPLYSSPGWLKMRDDYLSTSSAPSVNIQYFGFGSTSPQCIGIAYVLLPDRWNIYLSTPKHVSAEMDRFAGELAKAVAELQELLAE is encoded by the coding sequence ATGACCGTGAGCAGTCCGGAATGGTCCACCCGCACCTTCGGCAACGAGGACCGGCTCCCCCGCGTCCCCGTCCCCACCCTGGAAGACAGCGGCCGCCGCTTCCTCGAGTGGTGCGCTCCGCTGCTGACGCCGGAGGAACTGGCGGAGACCGAAGCGGCCGTCGCGGAGTTCCTGGCGGGTCCCGGGCCGGAACTGCAGGCCCGGCTCGAGGAGTACGACCGCTCGCCGGGTGTGCGCAGCTGGCTCGACACGTTCTGGCCGTACCGCTACCTCGGCCGCCGCGACCGCATCGCGCTCAACGCCAACTTCTTCTTCCTGTTCCAGGATTCCCCGCTCGGCCAGGTCGAGCGCGCGGCCGAGCTCACCGCGTCCGCCGTGGACTACAAGCTGAAGCTCGACGGCGAACGGGTGCCGCCGGTGCTCCTGCGCGGCACGCCGCAGTCGATGGTGCAGCACAAGTACCTCTTCTCGGCGACGCGGATCCCGGGCGAGCTGCTCGACACCGCGCGCACGCGGTTCCCGTCGCCCGAGCGGCACATCGTCGTGTTCTCGAAGGGCACGCCGTTCCGGATGGACGTCCTCGCCGAAGACGGCCGCCCCTGCTCGCCGGCGCAGCTGGCCGACGGGCTGCGCGCGATCCTCAAGGACGACCACGGCACCGACGTCCCGGCCGGGCCCCTCACGACGAAGGCACGCGCGGAGTGGGCCGCTTCGCGGGCCGCGCTCATCGACGCGGGCAACGCCGCCGCGTTGGAAACCATCGAGACCGCGTTGTTCTGCCTGTGCCTGGACGACTTCACGCCGTCGGACGCCCTCGAAGCGGGCGACCGGCTCCTGTACGGCGACAACCGCTGGTACGACAAGGCCGTGTCGCTGATCGTGTTCGAGGACGGCACCGCGGGGATCAACGTCGAGCACTGCGAGCTCGACGGCACGACGATCCTCGGCTTCACCGACGCGCTGTTGAGCGGTGCGCGGGAGGAGCGCGAGCCGGCGGACGGCGTCCCCGGCTACGAGATCCTCGAGTTCACGCTGACCGATGCCCTCCGCGAAGACGCGCGCGCCGCCCGAGAAGCCTTCAAGGCCTACGCGGACGCGACGGCGACGGCGACCGTGTCGTTCGACTTCGGGGCGAACCGGGCGAAGGAGCTGGGGATGTCCCCGGACGCCTTCGCGCAGATGGCGTACCAGCTGGCCCACCGCCGCGCGAAGGGCCTGACCGGCGCGACGTACGAGTCGATCGCGACCCGGCAGTTCCAGAACGGCCGGACCGAGGCCATGCGGGTCGTGACACCGGAAGTCGTGCGCTTCGCCGACGTCCTGACCTCCGAGGCCTCCGCGGACGAAAAGCGCGAAGCGTTCCGGGCCGCGGCGGCGAAGCACGTCGCCCGCGCGAAGGAGTGCCAGGCCGGGGACGCACCGGAGCAGCACCTGTGGGAGCTGCAGCTGATCGCGAAACGCCACGGGGAAGCCACGGACCTGCCGCTGTATTCCTCGCCGGGCTGGCTGAAGATGCGCGACGACTACCTGAGCACCAGCTCGGCGCCGTCGGTCAACATCCAGTACTTCGGCTTCGGCTCGACGAGCCCGCAGTGCATCGGCATCGCCTACGTGCTGCTGCCGGACCGCTGGAACATCTACCTGAGCACGCCGAAGCACGTCTCGGCGGAGATGGACCGCTTCGCCGGTGAACTCGCGAAGGCGGTCGCCGAGTTGCAGGAGCTACTGGCCGAGTAG
- a CDS encoding alpha/beta hydrolase, with translation MTPPPFDPELAPVIEALRALRPSLSRLDEIPGRRELDAADNWTLEELAAAYPAYRVSEEHAGEVPLLVLRPAESAGVLYYVHGGGLIAGSHLGQDARNALAWSGEANLTVVSPGYRLAPEHPYPAALEDCHAGLLWTAEHCAGPIVLGGVSAGGGLAAALTLLVRDRRGPALAGQLLACPMLDDRNNTPSAVELDGRGLWDRTANTVGWTAYLGDRRGSGEVPAYAAPARAEDLSGLPPTFLDVGAVETFRDEVITYAHRIWQAGGDAELHVWPGGFHGFDSLAPEAKISQAARAARLTWLRRLLGQ, from the coding sequence GTGACCCCGCCGCCGTTCGACCCCGAACTGGCGCCGGTCATCGAGGCGTTGCGCGCGCTTCGCCCGTCGCTCTCGCGCCTGGACGAAATCCCGGGACGCCGGGAGCTCGACGCCGCGGACAACTGGACCCTCGAAGAGCTGGCCGCCGCGTACCCGGCGTACCGGGTTTCCGAGGAGCACGCGGGCGAGGTCCCCTTGCTCGTCCTGCGCCCGGCCGAAAGCGCCGGCGTCCTGTACTACGTCCACGGTGGTGGCCTGATCGCCGGCAGCCACCTCGGCCAGGACGCCCGGAACGCGCTGGCTTGGTCGGGCGAAGCGAACCTGACCGTCGTTTCGCCGGGCTACCGGCTCGCGCCCGAGCACCCGTACCCGGCGGCGCTCGAGGACTGCCACGCCGGTCTCTTGTGGACCGCCGAGCACTGCGCCGGCCCGATCGTGCTCGGCGGCGTCAGCGCCGGTGGCGGCCTGGCCGCGGCGTTGACGCTGCTGGTCCGCGACCGCCGCGGCCCCGCCCTGGCCGGCCAGCTGCTCGCCTGCCCGATGCTCGACGACCGCAACAACACGCCCTCGGCCGTCGAACTCGACGGCCGTGGCCTGTGGGACCGGACGGCGAACACCGTCGGCTGGACGGCGTACCTGGGAGACCGCCGGGGCAGCGGTGAAGTCCCGGCCTACGCGGCCCCGGCCCGCGCCGAGGACCTTTCCGGTCTGCCGCCGACGTTCCTGGACGTGGGCGCGGTCGAGACGTTCCGCGACGAGGTCATCACCTACGCGCACCGGATCTGGCAGGCGGGCGGGGACGCCGAGCTGCACGTGTGGCCGGGTGGTTTCCACGGCTTCGATTCACTGGCGCCGGAAGCGAAGATCAGCCAGGCGGCGCGCGCCGCCCGGCTGACCTGGTTGCGCCGCCTACTCGGCCAGTAG
- a CDS encoding class I SAM-dependent methyltransferase, giving the protein MSQRRADGSAGDADYGAIGGVYTDYRKPDPRIGQYIVDALGDARTVLNVGAGAGAYEPEDREVTAVEPSASMRAQRPAGLPPAVDAVAEKLPFPDRAFEGAMSTFSVHQWSDRWAGLKEMRRVTRGPVAVLTCDPDLLRRFWLLDYAPEVIETEARRYPSVDDIADGLGGHTSVVGVPIPIDCTDGFNEAYYARPERLLDPGARLSCSAWSFVDDRVHHRFAAELQHDLDDGTWERRYGKLREQPTFEGSLVLVVSDPTA; this is encoded by the coding sequence ATGAGCCAGCGACGTGCGGACGGGAGCGCCGGGGACGCCGACTACGGCGCCATCGGCGGGGTCTACACCGACTACCGCAAGCCGGATCCCCGGATCGGCCAGTACATCGTCGACGCGCTGGGTGATGCGCGGACCGTGCTGAACGTCGGTGCGGGCGCCGGCGCGTACGAACCGGAAGACCGGGAAGTGACCGCGGTCGAGCCGTCGGCCTCGATGCGTGCGCAGCGTCCGGCGGGCCTGCCGCCGGCGGTCGACGCCGTCGCCGAGAAGCTGCCGTTCCCGGACCGGGCGTTCGAGGGCGCGATGAGCACGTTCAGCGTGCACCAGTGGAGCGACCGGTGGGCCGGCCTGAAGGAGATGCGCCGTGTCACGCGCGGCCCGGTCGCCGTCCTGACCTGCGACCCGGACCTGCTGCGCCGCTTCTGGCTGCTCGACTACGCCCCCGAAGTGATCGAGACCGAGGCCCGGCGCTACCCGTCGGTCGACGACATCGCCGACGGTCTCGGCGGCCACACGTCGGTGGTCGGCGTGCCGATCCCGATCGACTGCACCGACGGCTTCAACGAGGCCTACTACGCCCGTCCCGAACGCCTCCTCGACCCGGGCGCGCGGCTCTCGTGCTCGGCGTGGAGCTTCGTCGACGACCGCGTGCACCACCGCTTCGCCGCGGAACTGCAGCACGACCTCGACGACGGCACGTGGGAACGCCGCTACGGCAAGCTCCGCGAGCAGCCGACGTTCGAGGGCTCGCTCGTCCTCGTCGTCTCGGACCCCACGGCGTGA
- a CDS encoding discoidin domain-containing protein has translation MTPSSVFNAPEFRFGALAAAVIAAAGLTIAAVPAGSAALAAGRGATVPFLEQEAETAATNGQVIGPNRAAGTLAGEASGRKAVTLSGPGQYVEFTLTAPANSIDFRYSVPDSASGTISLYVGGAHNRDIPLTSKWAWYYGSYPFTNNPGDGHAHHFYDETRALLGTSYPAGTKIKLQADAGDVTPVTIDLADFEQVGAAATRPANSVSVTDYGATAGDTSDDAGAFDSAVAAARSQGNEVWIPAGTFTLGHHITVDQVTIRGAGPWYSVLTGPRAGIFGKGEPESCGTPTYPGNPAVPGVSSAVKLYDFAIIGQVDARVDCDQSNAIGGALGGGSVVQNLWLQHTKVGLWLDGPFDGLTVAGNRILDQTADGLNLHQGISNVTVTNNFLRNTGDDGLAMWSEHAADHHNTFSFNTVLLPILANNIAVYGGHDNTVSDNVVADNQDQGGGLHIANRFSAVPLSGTTTVARNTAIRTGVLDSNWQFGVGALWFDGRDSALTGRIDVTDNDLLDNSYEAIQFIDSATTDVHFTNVRISGAGTFAWQIQAKPTGSVKNVVATGVGRAGVYNCMGPDAMSGLADQGGNSGWSTTYCGSWPTPVYGADNGGTTTPPTTTPTQPSGNLALHKSVSASGSQGGFPPGNAVDGDANSYWESTNNAFPQSLTVDFGSTVSVSRLVLKLPPSWGSRTQTLSVDGVKAAATYTFDPAGGNAATVTFPAASVRTLRLTFTGNTGWPAGQLSELEAYSS, from the coding sequence ATGACTCCCAGCTCTGTGTTCAACGCGCCCGAATTCCGGTTCGGCGCCCTTGCCGCGGCGGTGATCGCCGCGGCCGGGCTCACCATCGCCGCCGTCCCCGCGGGAAGCGCCGCTCTCGCCGCCGGCCGCGGCGCGACCGTGCCCTTCCTGGAACAGGAAGCGGAAACCGCCGCCACGAACGGTCAGGTCATCGGCCCGAACCGGGCGGCGGGCACGCTCGCCGGCGAAGCCTCCGGCCGGAAGGCGGTGACGCTGTCCGGCCCGGGCCAGTACGTCGAGTTCACGCTCACCGCACCGGCGAACTCGATCGACTTCCGCTACAGCGTCCCGGACTCCGCGAGCGGGACGATCTCGCTCTACGTCGGCGGTGCCCACAACCGGGACATCCCGCTGACGTCGAAGTGGGCCTGGTACTACGGCTCGTACCCGTTCACCAACAACCCTGGTGACGGGCACGCGCACCACTTCTACGACGAGACCCGCGCGCTGCTCGGCACGTCGTACCCGGCCGGGACGAAGATCAAGCTGCAGGCCGACGCGGGCGACGTCACGCCGGTCACCATCGACCTCGCCGACTTCGAGCAGGTCGGCGCGGCCGCGACCCGGCCGGCGAACTCGGTGTCCGTCACCGATTACGGCGCCACCGCGGGCGACACGAGCGACGACGCCGGCGCGTTCGACTCCGCCGTCGCCGCGGCCCGCAGTCAGGGCAACGAGGTCTGGATTCCCGCCGGCACCTTCACCCTCGGGCACCACATCACGGTCGACCAGGTGACCATCCGCGGTGCCGGGCCCTGGTACTCGGTGCTGACCGGGCCGCGCGCCGGGATCTTCGGCAAGGGCGAACCGGAGAGCTGCGGAACGCCGACGTACCCCGGAAATCCCGCCGTGCCCGGGGTCAGCAGCGCGGTGAAGCTCTACGACTTCGCGATCATCGGCCAGGTCGACGCCCGGGTCGACTGCGACCAGTCGAACGCGATCGGCGGCGCCTTGGGCGGTGGCTCGGTCGTGCAGAACCTGTGGCTGCAGCACACGAAGGTCGGGCTGTGGCTCGACGGGCCGTTCGACGGGCTCACCGTGGCCGGCAACCGGATCCTCGACCAGACCGCCGACGGGCTGAACCTGCACCAGGGCATCAGCAACGTCACCGTGACGAACAACTTCCTGCGCAACACCGGCGACGACGGCCTGGCGATGTGGTCCGAGCACGCTGCCGACCACCACAACACGTTCTCCTTCAACACCGTGCTGCTGCCGATCCTCGCCAACAACATCGCGGTCTACGGCGGGCACGACAACACCGTGTCCGACAACGTCGTCGCCGACAACCAGGACCAGGGCGGCGGCCTGCACATCGCGAACCGGTTCAGCGCGGTGCCGCTGTCGGGCACCACGACCGTCGCGCGCAACACCGCGATCCGCACCGGCGTGCTCGACTCGAACTGGCAGTTCGGCGTCGGTGCCCTGTGGTTCGACGGCCGCGACTCGGCCCTCACCGGCCGGATCGACGTCACCGACAACGACCTGCTGGACAACAGCTACGAGGCGATCCAGTTCATCGACAGCGCCACCACGGACGTGCACTTCACCAACGTCCGGATCTCCGGCGCCGGTACGTTCGCCTGGCAGATCCAGGCCAAGCCGACCGGCTCGGTGAAGAACGTCGTCGCGACCGGCGTCGGCCGCGCGGGTGTCTACAACTGCATGGGACCGGACGCGATGAGCGGCCTGGCCGACCAGGGCGGCAACTCGGGCTGGAGCACGACGTACTGCGGCTCGTGGCCGACCCCCGTCTACGGCGCCGACAACGGCGGCACGACGACTCCGCCCACCACCACGCCGACCCAGCCGTCGGGGAACCTCGCGCTGCACAAGAGCGTCAGCGCGTCGGGTTCGCAGGGTGGCTTCCCGCCGGGCAACGCGGTCGACGGCGACGCGAACTCCTACTGGGAGAGCACGAACAACGCGTTCCCGCAGTCGCTGACCGTCGACTTCGGCAGCACGGTCAGCGTGTCGCGGCTCGTCCTCAAGCTGCCGCCTTCGTGGGGCTCGCGCACGCAGACGCTGTCGGTCGACGGCGTCAAGGCGGCGGCGACGTACACGTTCGATCCGGCTGGCGGGAACGCGGCGACGGTGACCTTCCCGGCGGCGTCGGTGCGCACCCTGCGGCTGACCTTCACCGGCAACACCGGCTGGCCCGCTGGTCAGCTGTCCGAGCTCGAAGCCTATTCCTCCTGA
- a CDS encoding discoidin domain-containing protein, with the protein MTMSRIPALLAVALAASGLTVLAGGAPAAAATCPTTASGGASVPFRTVEAECSATNGSAVGPDYTQASIASEASGRQAVRITTGQYVEFTLPAAANSINVHYNLPDGSAGRLSVYVNGTKLGTGLSVTSRYSYVDTGWIPGAKTHHFFDDVRLLFGQNASAGAKVRVAADSGDVGQATIDLADFEQVGGAGSQPANSLSVTDYGATANDSSDDSQAFRSGLAAARAQGRELWVPQGRFEIGSALQIDQTTVRGAGPWYTVLHGNNIFNNGSASGNIKLYDFAVFGDVTERNDGSPDNAFHGVLGTGSVVSGLWIQDTKCGLWLMNGASSNLTIENNRILDTQADGVNFDGAVTNSTLRNNYLRNNGDDGLALWSNGQADSGNTIANNTVVQPNLANGIALYGGANNTVSGNLVQDTNALGGGYLVANRFNSVPLAGTVTLSNNTALRAGALDPNWQFGVGALWFDARDQAITGVTIRVTGFTAIQSPYEAIQFIDGNGAGKPIQGITIDGVSVQGVGTFVAQSQTQGTVSISNLTASGVGVTGTYNCPYPTSIPRMTFTGSGNNGWTGTWGDCSTWPAPNSGPPQPPQPGTNLARGKAITASGSQGGFPPSNANDGDANSYWESANNAFPQTLTVDLGAAASINKVTLKLPPSSAWGARTQTVTISGSTDGGSYTTLVGSRGYTFDPASGNTASASFAATSQRFVRLTFTGNTGWPAGQASEFEVAAA; encoded by the coding sequence ATGACGATGTCCCGCATCCCGGCTCTACTCGCCGTCGCGCTCGCCGCGTCCGGTCTGACCGTGCTGGCCGGCGGCGCGCCCGCCGCGGCCGCGACCTGCCCAACGACGGCGTCCGGCGGCGCGAGCGTGCCCTTCCGGACGGTCGAAGCCGAGTGCTCGGCGACGAACGGCTCGGCCGTCGGCCCCGACTACACGCAGGCTTCGATCGCCTCGGAAGCATCCGGACGGCAGGCCGTGCGCATCACGACCGGCCAGTACGTCGAGTTCACGCTGCCCGCGGCGGCGAACTCGATCAACGTCCACTACAACCTGCCGGACGGCTCGGCCGGTCGGCTTTCGGTGTACGTCAACGGGACCAAGCTCGGTACCGGGCTTTCGGTGACGTCTCGCTATTCCTATGTGGACACCGGCTGGATTCCCGGCGCCAAGACGCACCACTTCTTCGACGACGTCCGGCTGTTGTTCGGCCAGAACGCTTCGGCTGGCGCGAAGGTCCGCGTGGCCGCGGACTCCGGTGACGTCGGCCAGGCGACCATCGACCTCGCCGACTTCGAGCAGGTCGGTGGCGCGGGTTCGCAACCGGCCAACTCCCTTTCGGTGACCGACTACGGCGCCACCGCGAACGACTCCTCGGACGACTCGCAGGCGTTCCGCAGCGGCCTGGCCGCGGCCCGTGCGCAAGGCCGGGAACTGTGGGTGCCGCAAGGGCGGTTCGAAATCGGGTCGGCGCTGCAGATCGACCAGACGACCGTCCGCGGTGCGGGCCCGTGGTACACCGTGCTGCACGGCAACAACATCTTCAACAACGGCAGCGCGTCCGGGAACATCAAGCTGTACGACTTCGCCGTCTTCGGTGACGTGACCGAGCGCAACGACGGCAGCCCGGACAACGCGTTCCACGGCGTCCTCGGCACCGGCTCGGTCGTGTCGGGCCTCTGGATCCAGGACACCAAGTGCGGGCTGTGGCTGATGAACGGCGCGTCCTCGAACCTCACCATCGAGAACAACCGCATCCTCGACACCCAGGCCGACGGCGTGAACTTCGACGGCGCCGTCACGAACTCGACGCTGCGCAACAACTACCTGCGCAACAACGGCGACGACGGGCTCGCGCTGTGGTCCAACGGCCAGGCGGACTCCGGCAACACCATCGCGAACAACACCGTCGTGCAGCCGAACCTGGCCAACGGCATCGCGCTGTACGGCGGGGCGAACAACACGGTGAGCGGCAACCTCGTCCAGGACACCAACGCCCTCGGCGGCGGCTACCTGGTGGCGAACCGGTTCAATTCAGTGCCGCTGGCCGGCACGGTGACGCTCTCGAACAACACCGCGCTGCGGGCCGGGGCACTCGACCCGAACTGGCAGTTCGGCGTCGGCGCGCTGTGGTTCGACGCGCGCGACCAGGCCATCACCGGCGTGACCATCCGTGTCACCGGGTTCACCGCGATCCAGAGCCCGTACGAGGCCATCCAGTTCATCGACGGCAACGGCGCGGGCAAGCCGATCCAGGGCATCACCATCGACGGCGTTTCGGTGCAGGGCGTCGGCACGTTCGTGGCGCAGTCGCAGACGCAGGGGACGGTGTCGATCAGCAACCTGACCGCGTCCGGCGTCGGCGTCACCGGGACGTACAACTGCCCCTACCCGACGTCCATCCCGCGGATGACGTTCACCGGCTCCGGCAACAACGGCTGGACCGGCACCTGGGGCGACTGCTCGACCTGGCCCGCGCCGAACTCGGGCCCGCCGCAGCCACCGCAGCCCGGCACCAACCTCGCCCGGGGCAAGGCGATCACCGCGTCGGGTTCGCAGGGCGGCTTCCCGCCGTCGAACGCGAACGACGGCGACGCGAACTCGTACTGGGAGAGCGCGAACAACGCCTTCCCGCAGACGCTGACGGTGGACCTGGGCGCGGCGGCGTCGATCAACAAGGTGACGCTGAAACTGCCGCCGTCCTCGGCCTGGGGTGCGCGCACCCAGACGGTGACGATCTCCGGCAGCACCGACGGCGGTTCGTACACGACGCTGGTCGGCTCGCGCGGCTACACGTTCGACCCGGCGTCCGGCAACACGGCGTCGGCGTCCTTCGCGGCGACGTCCCAGCGATTCGTGCGGCTGACGTTCACCGGCAACACCGGCTGGCCCGCCGGCCAGGCGTCCGAATTCGAGGTGGCCGCGGCCTAG
- a CDS encoding response regulator transcription factor, producing MPRLLLVEDDEPLAEALSLALRALGHDVVHAPTGEHALTALGDAEFVLLDVMLPGIDGFEVCRRIRARSRLPIVLLTARGDPIDVVAGLECGADDYVVKPAEPRVLDARIKAIGRRAQPAVPEAGVLRVGELAIDAAAMSVTRAGEELALTATEIRLLVEFAEHPNQVLSRQVLLKRVWDYGYVGDSRIVDAAVARLRAKVEDDPANPVLLRTVRGLGYRLVTK from the coding sequence GTGCCGCGTCTGCTGCTCGTCGAGGACGACGAACCGCTGGCCGAAGCGCTTTCGCTGGCGTTGCGCGCACTGGGCCACGACGTCGTCCACGCCCCCACCGGCGAGCACGCGCTGACCGCGCTGGGCGACGCCGAGTTCGTCCTCCTCGACGTCATGCTGCCCGGCATCGACGGCTTCGAGGTCTGCCGCCGCATCCGCGCCCGCAGCCGGCTGCCGATCGTGCTGCTGACCGCGCGCGGCGACCCGATCGACGTCGTCGCCGGGCTCGAGTGCGGCGCCGACGACTACGTGGTCAAGCCGGCCGAGCCGCGCGTGCTCGACGCGCGGATCAAGGCGATCGGCCGCCGCGCGCAGCCGGCCGTGCCGGAAGCCGGCGTGCTGCGGGTGGGCGAGCTGGCGATCGACGCCGCCGCGATGAGCGTCACCCGCGCCGGCGAGGAACTCGCGCTGACCGCGACGGAGATCCGGCTGCTCGTCGAGTTCGCCGAGCACCCGAACCAGGTGCTGAGCCGCCAGGTGCTGCTCAAGCGCGTCTGGGACTACGGCTACGTCGGCGACTCGCGGATCGTCGACGCGGCGGTCGCGCGGCTGCGGGCGAAGGTCGAGGACGACCCGGCGAACCCGGTGCTGCTGCGGACGGTCCGCGGCCTGGGCTACCGCCTGGTGACGAAGTGA
- a CDS encoding sensor histidine kinase — MRLPAVSLRTRIVAAIVGVTTAATAVMAYSAYQVQADEAQGRFAWSAVRNVAADRRILQEFSKVGTAGWLDDIPNRLGPIPDWALVTERPGGTVEVVRAATGYISLIPVPDKLTVLRTVRDELFIQRLPEQLGSAYARVPQTGRKVLVVSANLSEPGYHLVQFVDFSRFDDDLTALRWKLVRIALGVSVLGAGVALLIGRRIRRPIKALSTAADALGAGALETRVPVKGRDEVAALAVSFNTMAARLGESIEELHAKDRQQRRFVADVAHDLRTPLASMIATVDTLDHAEPATRTRAAAILGTQARRLAKLVEDLLEIARFDAGKADLRVAPVDLADLVADAAEVTGVEAAVTASGDVTVVADPRRVHTVVANLLSNAAPHGAMPVTVTLDGTGDDVVVRVADAGPGVPEDLLPVLFDRFTRGDHARQATEGSGLGLAIARENVLAHGGSLAVHNDGGAVFTVRLPRGVENA; from the coding sequence GTGAGGCTTCCGGCCGTCAGCCTGCGGACGCGGATCGTGGCGGCGATCGTCGGGGTGACCACGGCGGCGACGGCGGTGATGGCGTACTCCGCCTACCAGGTGCAGGCGGACGAGGCACAGGGCCGCTTCGCCTGGTCGGCCGTGCGCAACGTGGCAGCCGACCGCCGGATCCTCCAGGAGTTTTCGAAGGTGGGCACCGCAGGGTGGCTCGACGACATCCCCAACCGCCTCGGCCCCATCCCGGACTGGGCGCTGGTGACCGAGCGCCCCGGCGGGACGGTCGAAGTCGTCCGGGCCGCCACCGGGTACATCTCGCTCATCCCGGTGCCGGACAAGCTCACGGTGCTGCGGACCGTGCGGGACGAGCTGTTCATCCAGCGGCTGCCCGAGCAGCTCGGAAGCGCCTACGCGAGAGTGCCGCAGACCGGCCGGAAGGTGCTCGTGGTCAGCGCGAACCTGTCGGAGCCGGGCTACCACCTCGTCCAGTTCGTCGACTTCAGCCGGTTCGACGACGACCTGACCGCGTTGCGCTGGAAGCTCGTCCGCATCGCGCTCGGGGTGAGTGTGCTCGGCGCCGGTGTCGCGCTCCTGATCGGCCGCCGGATCCGCCGTCCGATCAAGGCGCTGTCCACGGCCGCCGACGCACTCGGCGCGGGCGCGCTCGAAACACGTGTCCCGGTCAAGGGCCGGGATGAGGTCGCCGCCCTGGCCGTCTCCTTCAACACGATGGCCGCGCGGCTCGGCGAGTCCATCGAGGAGCTGCACGCCAAAGACCGCCAGCAACGGCGGTTCGTCGCCGATGTCGCCCACGACCTGCGGACCCCGCTCGCCTCGATGATCGCCACCGTCGACACCCTCGACCACGCCGAGCCCGCCACCCGCACCCGCGCCGCCGCCATCCTCGGCACCCAGGCCCGCCGGCTGGCCAAGCTCGTGGAGGACCTCCTCGAAATCGCCCGGTTCGACGCCGGCAAGGCCGACCTGAGGGTGGCGCCCGTCGACCTCGCCGACCTGGTGGCCGACGCCGCCGAGGTCACCGGCGTCGAGGCCGCCGTGACGGCGAGCGGGGACGTCACGGTCGTCGCCGACCCACGGCGGGTGCACACCGTGGTGGCGAACCTGCTGAGCAACGCCGCCCCGCACGGGGCCATGCCGGTGACGGTCACCCTCGACGGGACCGGCGACGACGTCGTCGTGCGGGTCGCCGACGCCGGCCCCGGCGTCCCGGAGGACCTGCTGCCGGTCCTGTTCGACCGGTTCACCCGCGGCGACCACGCGCGCCAGGCGACCGAGGGCAGCGGGCTCGGCCTGGCGATCGCCCGGGAGAACGTGCTGGCGCACGGCGGATCGCTCGCGGTGCACAACGACGGCGGTGCCGTGTTCACCGTGCGGTTGCCCCGGGGCGTCGAGAACGCCTGA